In Rhodothermus marinus DSM 4252, a single genomic region encodes these proteins:
- a CDS encoding metallophosphoesterase family protein: MKILHTADIHLGITTYGRVDPSTGLNTRLQDFRRAFEFMVEQALAEDVDLFLFCGDAFRNPDPSPTEQTIFAECLQPLTERGIPIVLLVGNHDHPVTFGRASSIDIFRYLEGQARVFRRPEVATIQTKSGPLQLIALPWPVRSLLLSREEFRQKSASEVREVIEQLYVEYVQKAVERLDPSLPTVLAGHFSVQGAELSGSERTSLIAHEPKFTVGQLALPPIDYVALGHIHRHQNLNPDGIPVVYSSSIERVTFRETDDPKGFVLVEIQSDGPRKQTRYRFVETPARRFVDLHIDARDSDDPTERILNAIARAPVADAIVRVRYQVDEDQVARVDVRRIREALRTAAHIAGVERTVTPVVRERRTIVERDSSLREALSRYIDQHEKLHPLREQLIEAALALEARLEAGRLPE, from the coding sequence ATGAAGATCCTGCACACGGCCGACATCCACCTGGGCATCACCACCTACGGCCGCGTCGATCCATCGACGGGACTCAACACGCGGCTGCAGGACTTCCGCCGCGCCTTCGAGTTCATGGTGGAGCAGGCGCTCGCCGAAGATGTCGATCTGTTTCTGTTCTGCGGCGACGCCTTCCGGAATCCCGATCCCTCCCCGACCGAGCAGACGATCTTTGCCGAGTGCCTGCAGCCGCTGACCGAGCGCGGCATCCCGATCGTGCTGCTGGTGGGCAACCACGACCACCCGGTCACCTTTGGCCGCGCCTCGTCGATCGACATCTTCCGCTATCTGGAAGGACAGGCCCGCGTCTTCCGACGGCCCGAAGTGGCCACCATCCAGACGAAAAGCGGGCCGCTCCAGCTCATCGCCCTGCCCTGGCCGGTACGGAGCCTGCTGCTGAGTCGTGAAGAATTTCGTCAAAAGTCGGCGTCCGAGGTGCGCGAGGTGATCGAGCAGCTCTACGTCGAATACGTACAGAAGGCGGTCGAGCGGCTCGATCCGTCGCTGCCCACCGTGCTGGCCGGACACTTCAGCGTGCAGGGCGCCGAGCTTTCCGGCTCGGAGCGCACCAGCCTGATCGCCCACGAGCCGAAGTTCACCGTGGGTCAGCTGGCGCTCCCGCCCATCGATTACGTGGCGCTGGGCCACATTCACCGGCATCAGAACCTCAATCCCGACGGCATCCCGGTCGTCTACAGCAGCAGCATCGAGCGCGTCACGTTCCGCGAAACGGACGACCCGAAAGGCTTCGTGCTGGTGGAAATTCAGTCCGACGGCCCGCGCAAGCAGACGCGCTACCGCTTCGTGGAGACGCCCGCCCGCCGCTTCGTGGACCTGCACATAGACGCCCGCGACAGCGACGACCCCACCGAACGCATCCTGAACGCCATCGCCCGCGCGCCGGTGGCCGACGCCATCGTGCGCGTGCGCTACCAGGTGGACGAAGACCAGGTGGCCCGCGTCGACGTGCGCCGCATCCGCGAGGCGCTGCGTACGGCCGCCCACATTGCCGGCGTCGAGCGCACCGTCACGCCCGTGGTGCGCGAGCGCCGCACGATCGTCGAGCGCGACAGCTCGCTGCGCGAGGCGCTTTCGCGCTACATCGACCAGCATGAAAAGCTGCACCCGCTGCGCGAGCAGCTCATCGAAGCGGCGCTGGCGCTCGAAGCCCGCCTCGAAGCCGGACGCCTGCCCGAGTAA